gcatttagaggGTGAtggggccacatccagccccctgCTCTTGACCATCTTGTCGGGTCTCCCACACAACTctcttgtgtgtttgtttgtttgtttgtttgtgtgtctctCCCTTCACAATTCAGAACGTTTCCTTTGCACCCTCGGGAGTTTCCGGTGCGATGACGGTGGGCAGGTTCTGCTGTGCCAGCGGTGCGACGGGAAGCGGGACTGCGGCGACGGCAGCGACGAGAAAGGCTGTCGAGTCGGCAATGTCTCGTGCGGACCCCGCGGGAGGCGGTGCGGCAGCGACGGCCCTTGCCTGCCCTTGGACAGGATATGTGATGGCCACGGTGATTGCCCGGACAATTCCGACGAGTCCTTACATTCCTGCGGTTATTGGGCAAACATGACTTCCCCAGCCTGCCCGATGGACGAGTTTCAATGCGAACCGAGGGGACAGTGCTTCCctctggtgtttgtgtgtgacggCCATTCTGATTGTCTGGACGAGAGGGATGAACGAGGCTGCCTTCTGGACTTCCCAGTGGTTTCGGTAACGCCACCAGCCACTCAGACAGGTAAGGTGTGCAGCAGTCTGCTTTAGGGGGCAAATGCGTATCCTGCCAACCACCTCTACCGTAAACCCCTCCTTTAGCAGACTCAGAATGCCTTGGCTTCCTCCCCTTTGTCTCTGCTTACTTCACGTTAAaagagttgggttttttttaaacaagtttttattgaaatttctttaagataatacaaataataatacaaacagtCTACtctacacaattacaaaagacaattacacaacagttttttttttaatataaagttGTCCTTGGCTCCCCCAACACCACCCCGAATTATTTGGAATGTAGAGGAAATATcgctgtacagttgtaccttggttctccaacttaatccattccgggagtctgttcatagaatcatagaatcctagagttggaagagaccacaaaggccatccaatccaacccgcTGTCAAGCAGGAAaagccatcaaagcattcctgacagatggctgtcaagcctccgcttaaagacctccaaagaaggagactccaccacactccttggcagcaaatcccactgtccaacagctct
The genomic region above belongs to Lacerta agilis isolate rLacAgi1 chromosome 18, rLacAgi1.pri, whole genome shotgun sequence and contains:
- the CD320 gene encoding CD320 antigen, encoding MERALLFSLLLTAATALHAERFLCTLGSFRCDDGGQVLLCQRCDGKRDCGDGSDEKGCRVGNVSCGPRGRRCGSDGPCLPLDRICDGHGDCPDNSDESLHSCGYWANMTSPACPMDEFQCEPRGQCFPLVFVCDGHSDCLDERDERGCLLDFPVVSVTPPATQTDGVPVPGNAMPVDLVVLSIIAFLAVVVAALFASVWSRAKARHLASFKWDHGSEQLMAKQQP